The Psychrosphaera ytuae genome includes a region encoding these proteins:
- the flhF gene encoding flagellar biosynthesis protein FlhF: MKIKRYFAKDMRTALTQVKEELGPDAVIMSNKKTSTGVEIVAAIDSDAEAPATQVKPAAQVQQPASQASAQPNNFDGPNADGAAKIASSLEELLKRQRNQNSEANASQPLSNRLDQEPVRTSPVAPTAYSEATQPLSNQQKSELATQALSQQAESEFEQWLNKARNTVQENVEPHQGAQLSAPEQAAASAQQAPVRNVVEGQFDQQLSELRNEMSSIKELLKHQVSELMWQDVNRKAPVKAMLINKLKDMGLSGGVSEHLSHFVDEQVESNQAWPQMLSSLTEQLSTTDNEIIKRGGVYSLVGPTGVGKTTTIAKLAARFAQIHGADKVGLITTDSFRIGALEQLATYAKILGCPLKQAKDTEQLSEAIYQLRDKKLLLIDTAGMSQRDIKLTERLNHLLTRSRVNIKNYLVLSATSQMSVLQESVQHFKTIPLSGCIFTKIDESLSLGELISVAIHNRLPIGYLTNGQRVPEDIRVANADKIVQKANQLYELKQKVSNKKNKVVPKAVGMYD; the protein is encoded by the coding sequence GTGAAAATTAAGCGTTATTTTGCAAAAGATATGAGAACTGCATTAACTCAAGTTAAAGAAGAGTTGGGACCGGATGCTGTTATTATGTCGAACAAGAAGACCTCAACCGGCGTTGAAATTGTAGCGGCGATAGACTCTGACGCTGAAGCACCTGCAACTCAAGTTAAGCCAGCTGCACAAGTTCAGCAACCAGCGTCACAAGCGAGCGCACAGCCGAACAATTTTGACGGTCCGAACGCTGATGGCGCAGCTAAAATTGCGAGTTCTTTAGAAGAACTACTAAAGCGTCAGCGTAACCAAAACAGCGAGGCGAACGCATCACAGCCTCTATCAAACCGATTGGATCAAGAGCCTGTTCGAACTTCTCCTGTTGCACCAACTGCATACTCTGAGGCGACGCAGCCACTGTCTAACCAACAAAAATCAGAACTTGCGACGCAAGCTTTGTCACAACAAGCTGAATCAGAGTTTGAGCAATGGTTAAACAAAGCGCGTAATACCGTACAAGAAAACGTCGAACCTCATCAAGGGGCACAATTGAGTGCACCTGAGCAAGCGGCTGCATCAGCGCAACAAGCACCTGTTCGTAATGTCGTTGAAGGTCAGTTTGATCAGCAACTGTCAGAACTTCGCAATGAAATGAGCTCAATTAAAGAGTTATTAAAACACCAAGTTTCTGAGTTGATGTGGCAAGACGTCAACCGAAAAGCCCCTGTCAAAGCCATGTTGATTAACAAATTAAAAGACATGGGCTTGTCTGGTGGTGTTTCAGAGCATTTGTCACACTTTGTCGACGAACAAGTAGAGTCTAATCAAGCTTGGCCACAAATGCTCTCAAGCTTAACAGAACAGTTAAGCACCACTGACAATGAGATCATTAAGCGCGGAGGCGTTTATTCACTTGTCGGCCCAACGGGGGTTGGCAAAACTACAACGATTGCAAAGCTTGCTGCTCGATTCGCACAAATTCACGGAGCGGATAAGGTTGGCCTGATAACAACCGATAGCTTTAGAATTGGTGCGTTAGAGCAGCTAGCAACCTATGCCAAAATCCTTGGCTGCCCATTAAAGCAAGCGAAGGACACTGAGCAACTGTCAGAAGCGATTTATCAGTTACGCGACAAAAAGCTATTGCTAATTGACACTGCTGGTATGTCACAACGTGACATTAAATTGACAGAGCGCCTTAACCACCTATTGACCCGTTCTCGCGTTAATATCAAAAATTACCTCGTATTATCCGCGACGTCACAAATGAGTGTTTTGCAAGAAAGTGTGCAACATTTTAAAACAATTCCACTATCTGGCTGTATCTTTACTAAAATAGATGAGTCATTGAGTTTAGGAGAGTTGATTAGTGTTGCAATTCACAACCGTTTACCAATTGGTTATTTAACCAACGGTCAACGAGTGCCTGAGGACATAAGGGTTGCAAATGCCGACAAAATTGTGCAAAAAGCTAATCAGCTATATGAACTTAAACAAAAAGTTTCTAACAAAAAGAATAAGGTAGTGCCAAAAGCAGTAGGCATGTATGATTAG
- a CDS encoding MinD/ParA family protein produces the protein MISDNTLDQASGLRNMSIAKKTKVVAVTGGKGGVGKTSVSLNTAIALAQSGQNVLVLDADLGLANCDVMLGLRVHKNLSHVLSGEAELDDILVEGPHGIKIVPATSGSIDMVELSPAQHAGLIRAFSEMKTPVDVFIVDTAAGISDMVLSFSRASHEVLVVVCDEPTSITDAYALIKVLNRDHGVSKFKVVANMVRTIKEGQDLFKKLTLVTDRFLEVNLELTAIIPFDDNLRKAVRRQRAIVDAFPRSPSAVAFKTLAAKINKWPAPSHASGNLEFFLEQLVN, from the coding sequence ATGATTAGTGATAACACTCTCGATCAAGCTAGCGGTTTACGAAATATGTCGATAGCGAAAAAAACAAAAGTCGTTGCAGTAACAGGTGGAAAAGGCGGTGTTGGCAAGACCAGTGTCTCACTTAACACCGCGATAGCGCTGGCGCAATCTGGCCAAAATGTACTGGTATTGGACGCCGATTTGGGCCTAGCAAACTGTGACGTTATGTTAGGTTTGCGTGTTCATAAAAATTTATCCCACGTTTTATCTGGCGAGGCTGAACTTGACGATATTCTTGTCGAAGGTCCTCACGGTATAAAAATTGTTCCGGCGACCTCGGGCTCCATCGATATGGTGGAATTATCTCCTGCCCAACACGCTGGACTAATCCGTGCGTTTAGCGAAATGAAAACCCCAGTCGATGTGTTTATTGTCGATACTGCTGCGGGTATTTCAGATATGGTTTTATCCTTTTCAAGAGCGTCTCACGAAGTTTTGGTCGTTGTTTGTGACGAACCTACCTCGATCACAGATGCATACGCGCTAATCAAAGTACTTAATCGCGACCACGGTGTAAGCAAATTTAAAGTCGTTGCTAACATGGTTCGCACTATCAAAGAAGGCCAAGACCTTTTCAAAAAGTTAACCTTGGTTACCGACCGCTTTTTAGAGGTAAACCTGGAACTTACTGCTATTATTCCTTTTGATGATAATTTGAGAAAAGCGGTTCGTCGTCAACGCGCAATTGTTGATGCTTTTCCGCGCTCACCTTCGGCTGTCGCATTTAAAACGCTGGCGGCTAAGATTAATAAGTGGCCTGCGCCAAGTCATGCGTCTGGTAACTTAGAGTTTTTTTTAGAGCAACTTGTCAACTAA
- a CDS encoding RNA polymerase sigma factor FliA translates to MNNKVASAYEAQQTLTDTVEKHAVLVKRIAHHLAARLPDSVLVEDLIQAGMIGLIEASKNFDHSKGASFETFAGIRVRGAMLDEIRKGDWTPRSVHRNARLIADKINELESQLGRDVKDAEVAKALEMPIDQYYSMVKDAAAGKVIGIEDLGVSEDVVSWGVDEDADETYGELEKSAFYHNLAEMIKSLPEREALILSLYYDDELNLREIGSVLNVSESRVSQIHSQAMLRLKARMKDWQ, encoded by the coding sequence TTGAACAATAAAGTAGCATCAGCCTACGAAGCTCAACAAACACTGACGGACACAGTGGAAAAGCACGCTGTACTAGTAAAAAGGATTGCTCATCATTTGGCGGCTCGGCTGCCTGACAGCGTACTAGTTGAAGACTTAATTCAAGCCGGCATGATTGGTTTGATAGAGGCATCAAAAAACTTTGATCACAGTAAAGGCGCAAGTTTTGAGACCTTTGCCGGGATCAGAGTGCGTGGTGCTATGCTCGACGAAATTAGAAAAGGGGATTGGACACCGCGTTCGGTCCACAGAAACGCTCGACTTATAGCGGACAAAATCAACGAATTAGAATCTCAACTCGGTAGGGATGTCAAAGATGCCGAAGTCGCAAAGGCACTTGAGATGCCAATCGATCAATATTACTCCATGGTTAAAGACGCGGCCGCAGGTAAGGTCATAGGCATTGAGGACCTTGGAGTGAGTGAAGATGTGGTGTCTTGGGGCGTTGATGAAGACGCAGATGAGACATACGGAGAGTTAGAAAAATCGGCCTTCTATCACAATCTCGCAGAAATGATAAAGTCGCTTCCTGAACGAGAAGCACTAATTTTGTCGCTTTATTATGATGATGAGCTAAATTTAAGAGAGATAGGCTCGGTATTGAATGTAAGTGAGTCACGAGTTAGCCAAATTCACAGCCAAGCAATGTTGAGGTTGAAGGCAAGAATGAAAGATTGGCAGTAA
- the cheY gene encoding chemotaxis response regulator CheY: MDKNMKILVVDDFSTMRRIIKNLLRDLGFTNVSEADDGSTALPMLQNGDFDFVVTDWNMPGMQGIDLLREIRKDEKLKHMPVMMVTAEAKKEQIVAAAQAGVNGYIVKPFTAATLKGKLDKIFERLE; encoded by the coding sequence TTGGATAAGAATATGAAAATTCTTGTTGTTGACGACTTTTCAACAATGAGAAGAATCATCAAAAACCTGCTTCGCGATTTGGGCTTCACAAATGTTTCAGAAGCAGATGACGGCAGCACTGCATTACCGATGCTTCAAAACGGTGATTTCGACTTTGTCGTAACAGACTGGAACATGCCGGGAATGCAAGGAATCGACTTGCTACGAGAGATTCGTAAAGACGAAAAACTTAAACACATGCCTGTCATGATGGTTACAGCGGAAGCGAAAAAAGAGCAGATCGTTGCGGCTGCGCAAGCGGGCGTAAACGGCTATATCGTTAAACCTTTCACTGCGGCGACTTTGAAAGGCAAGCTGGACAAAATTTTCGAACGTCTAGAATAA
- a CDS encoding protein phosphatase CheZ has product MSSKATPQISLDDAKALVAALEAGENESANEIVKRLTNQENRELFDEVGKLTRQLHDSLRNFQLDPKIANLATDYIPDAKERLNYVMNITEEAANKTMDAIDASLPLADKINSDVARLKPEWEKLMQRQIELGEFKSLCYSINDFMQQAETDTAKIHSLMTEILLAQDFQDLTGQVIKRVIELVQEVEESLIHLLTVFGEPSSTATNEAKKPADKNGAEGPIIDAETREDAVSSQDEVDDLLSSLGF; this is encoded by the coding sequence ATGTCTTCAAAGGCAACTCCGCAGATTAGTCTTGATGACGCTAAAGCGCTGGTGGCAGCGCTTGAAGCGGGTGAAAACGAGTCTGCCAACGAAATAGTTAAAAGGTTAACAAATCAAGAGAACCGTGAACTCTTTGATGAGGTTGGTAAGCTAACTCGTCAACTCCACGATTCGTTACGTAACTTTCAACTCGATCCTAAGATCGCAAATTTGGCGACGGACTATATTCCTGATGCTAAAGAGCGCCTGAACTACGTAATGAATATTACGGAGGAGGCCGCAAACAAAACGATGGATGCGATCGATGCGAGTTTACCTTTAGCCGATAAAATAAATAGTGACGTTGCGAGGCTAAAACCCGAGTGGGAAAAGCTAATGCAACGACAAATAGAATTGGGCGAATTTAAGTCTCTGTGCTATAGCATTAATGACTTTATGCAACAAGCTGAAACAGATACGGCAAAAATTCACTCACTAATGACAGAAATTTTGTTAGCACAAGACTTCCAAGACCTAACGGGTCAGGTGATTAAACGAGTAATCGAACTTGTGCAAGAAGTTGAAGAAAGTTTGATTCATCTACTAACGGTATTTGGTGAACCAAGTTCAACTGCGACTAATGAAGCGAAAAAACCAGCCGATAAAAACGGTGCTGAGGGTCCAATCATTGATGCAGAAACTCGTGAAGATGCGGTTTCGAGCCAAGATGAAGTGGATGACCTGTTATCTAGTTTAGGTTTTTAG
- a CDS encoding chemotaxis protein CheA: MALDVDQEILQDFLIEAAEILELLSEELVELENDPENADLLNSIFRGFHTVKGGAGFLALTNLVDACHGAENVFDILRTGKRSVTPELMDVILQALDTVNEMFEQVKQGDQPDPADPELLAALHRYCQPASADEAPAAEETPAPVEDAGGDDEFLDFEDFSAEPTDGAGAADSESVDEITEDEFEALLDELHGKSGPASSSSNEPAASSSSSDEISDDEFEALLDELHGKGSFKTEDSSSKPAATPPPSSGDDEITDDEFESLLDEIHGKGAGPTDKANKPQASEPKAPAKPEPKKPTPPPKPPEKPAAPAAPAAKAPAKAPAKSGGAKGQPAPAETTVRVDTKRLDEIMNMVGELVLVRNRLVSLGVNYGSDEAMTKAISNLDVVTGDLQGAVMKTRMQPIKKVFGRFPRVVRDLARSLNKEITLELVGEDTDLDKNLVEALADPLVHLVRNSVDHGIEMPADREAAGKARMGTVRLSASQEGDHILLTIEDDGKGMDPNKLKDIAISKGVLDADAAARLSDTEAYNLIFAPGFSTKEEISDISGRGVGMDVVKTKITQLNGSVEIDSELGRGTTLEIKVPLTLAILPTLMVVVGDLIFALPLSTVNEIIHLDLTKTNIVDGQQTVIVREKAIPLFYLEDWLIKGSDRHSRQKDDKGHVVVIQIGAQQVGFVVDSLIGQEEVVIKPLDAMLQGTPGMAGATITSDGGIALIFDVPNLLKHYAKRSNLRFK; encoded by the coding sequence ATGGCATTGGACGTGGATCAAGAGATACTCCAGGACTTCTTAATTGAAGCCGCTGAAATACTGGAGTTGTTATCAGAAGAATTGGTTGAACTGGAAAATGATCCAGAAAATGCTGATTTGTTAAACTCAATTTTCCGAGGCTTTCACACTGTTAAAGGTGGTGCGGGCTTCTTAGCATTAACCAATTTAGTTGATGCCTGTCACGGTGCGGAAAACGTTTTCGATATACTCCGAACCGGAAAGCGAAGCGTTACGCCAGAATTGATGGACGTAATCTTACAGGCTCTTGATACCGTCAACGAGATGTTTGAACAAGTTAAGCAAGGAGATCAACCAGATCCTGCTGACCCAGAACTTCTCGCTGCTCTACACCGCTATTGCCAACCTGCCAGTGCAGATGAGGCTCCTGCTGCTGAAGAAACACCTGCACCAGTTGAGGATGCTGGTGGTGACGACGAATTTCTTGACTTTGAAGACTTTAGTGCCGAACCAACTGATGGAGCAGGCGCAGCAGATTCTGAGTCAGTAGACGAAATTACTGAAGATGAATTTGAAGCACTACTCGATGAACTTCATGGTAAGTCTGGTCCTGCAAGCTCTTCAAGCAATGAACCTGCGGCGTCGTCTAGCTCGAGTGATGAAATCAGTGATGATGAATTTGAAGCGCTGTTAGATGAGTTGCATGGTAAAGGCTCATTTAAAACGGAAGACTCAAGTAGTAAGCCTGCCGCGACACCACCACCAAGCAGCGGTGATGATGAAATTACCGATGACGAGTTTGAATCTCTGCTTGACGAGATTCACGGAAAAGGTGCAGGTCCAACAGACAAAGCTAATAAGCCTCAGGCGTCTGAACCAAAAGCGCCAGCAAAACCAGAGCCTAAAAAGCCTACGCCACCGCCGAAACCACCTGAAAAACCTGCTGCTCCAGCCGCACCAGCTGCCAAAGCGCCAGCTAAAGCTCCAGCAAAAAGTGGTGGAGCCAAAGGTCAACCAGCACCAGCTGAAACAACGGTTCGTGTTGATACAAAACGCCTAGACGAAATCATGAACATGGTTGGTGAACTTGTATTGGTTCGCAACCGATTAGTTAGTCTCGGCGTAAATTACGGCTCTGATGAAGCCATGACAAAAGCGATATCAAATCTCGATGTTGTAACGGGTGATCTGCAAGGCGCAGTCATGAAAACTCGTATGCAGCCAATCAAAAAGGTATTTGGTCGTTTCCCTCGAGTTGTTCGAGACTTGGCGCGGAGCTTAAACAAAGAAATCACCCTAGAGTTAGTGGGTGAAGATACAGATTTAGATAAAAACTTGGTTGAGGCACTTGCTGATCCGTTGGTTCACTTGGTTCGAAACTCTGTTGACCACGGTATTGAAATGCCTGCAGATCGTGAAGCTGCGGGTAAAGCAAGAATGGGTACAGTTCGCCTTTCTGCTTCACAAGAAGGTGACCATATTCTACTTACCATCGAAGATGACGGTAAAGGTATGGACCCTAATAAGTTAAAAGATATCGCCATTTCAAAAGGTGTGTTAGATGCGGATGCGGCCGCTAGGCTCTCTGACACCGAAGCGTACAATTTGATTTTTGCACCGGGCTTCTCAACGAAAGAAGAGATATCAGATATTTCTGGCCGTGGTGTGGGAATGGACGTTGTAAAAACCAAAATTACCCAGCTGAACGGTTCGGTAGAAATCGACTCAGAGTTAGGGCGTGGTACAACATTAGAAATTAAAGTTCCACTGACCTTGGCTATTCTACCAACGTTGATGGTTGTTGTTGGTGACTTGATATTTGCGTTGCCGTTATCAACTGTTAACGAAATCATTCATTTAGACTTAACCAAAACAAACATCGTAGACGGTCAACAAACGGTGATTGTAAGGGAAAAAGCAATCCCGCTCTTCTACCTAGAAGATTGGTTAATTAAAGGCTCGGATCGCCACAGTCGTCAAAAAGATGACAAGGGACATGTCGTTGTAATTCAAATTGGTGCTCAGCAAGTCGGTTTTGTTGTGGACTCACTGATTGGACAAGAAGAAGTCGTTATTAAGCCACTTGATGCAATGTTGCAAGGTACGCCTGGTATGGCGGGTGCAACGATCACATCAGATGGTGGCATTGCGTTAATCTTTGATGTACCAAACTTATTGAAGCACTACGCGAAACGTTCCAACTTAAGGTTCAAATAA
- a CDS encoding protein-glutamate methylesterase/protein-glutamine glutaminase: MTISVLVVDDSAFFRRRVTEILNDHPELNVIGSAADGREAVSETQRLKPDVITMDIEMPVLDGISAVREIMASTPTPIIMFSSLTHDGAKATLNALEAGALDFLPKRFEDIAKNKKEGTQLLQERVLQLGKGKRASSPARAPRAELSRSTLRSSDVSNRDSRTISSRTETRTSGFGSSSDLSRESTSSRMARVRERLAGSRELSSEPISRSESSSRKSDKTYKLVAIGTSTGGPVALQRVLSELPANFPLPILIVQHMPAAFTPAFASRLNNQCRIGVSEAKSGDVLKAGHAYLAPGGKQMLLEGRSGKASLVIRDDDSERLTYKPSVDLTFASAAKTYAGDVLAIILTGMGADGREGCRMLKQRGATVWAQDEETSVVYGMPQAVTVAGLAEKNLPLDKVGSAIMKEISSG; this comes from the coding sequence ATGACCATTTCTGTTCTTGTAGTTGATGACTCGGCGTTTTTCCGACGCCGAGTCACTGAAATCCTCAATGATCATCCCGAATTAAACGTCATAGGCAGTGCCGCAGATGGTCGAGAAGCTGTCAGCGAAACTCAACGCTTAAAACCAGATGTCATCACTATGGACATCGAAATGCCGGTACTTGATGGTATCAGTGCGGTTCGTGAAATTATGGCGAGTACACCTACGCCAATAATTATGTTCTCATCTTTGACACACGATGGAGCCAAAGCCACGCTTAATGCGCTAGAGGCGGGAGCTTTAGACTTCTTGCCAAAGCGTTTTGAAGATATTGCTAAGAACAAAAAAGAAGGCACTCAGTTATTACAAGAGCGAGTATTACAACTCGGTAAGGGCAAACGAGCTAGTTCGCCAGCGAGAGCGCCAAGAGCCGAATTAAGCCGTTCTACCCTTCGTTCATCTGACGTAAGTAATCGCGATAGTAGAACGATAAGCTCACGAACGGAAACAAGAACTAGTGGGTTTGGGTCGTCATCAGATTTATCTCGAGAGTCAACCAGCTCGCGTATGGCGCGAGTTAGAGAACGTCTAGCTGGAAGCAGAGAACTTTCTTCGGAACCTATTTCGAGGTCAGAATCTAGTTCTCGAAAGAGTGATAAAACTTATAAGTTGGTAGCTATCGGAACATCCACTGGTGGCCCTGTGGCGTTGCAGCGAGTCTTGTCTGAACTACCAGCTAATTTTCCATTACCTATTCTTATCGTCCAACACATGCCGGCAGCATTTACTCCGGCATTTGCAAGTAGATTAAACAATCAATGTCGAATTGGTGTTAGCGAAGCTAAAAGTGGCGACGTATTAAAAGCCGGGCATGCTTATTTGGCTCCAGGCGGCAAACAAATGCTCCTTGAGGGGCGAAGCGGCAAAGCGTCTTTAGTGATCAGAGACGACGATTCAGAGCGATTAACCTATAAACCAAGTGTAGACCTAACCTTCGCAAGCGCAGCAAAGACGTACGCTGGAGACGTTTTAGCAATAATTTTAACCGGAATGGGTGCAGATGGGCGTGAAGGTTGCAGGATGTTAAAACAACGAGGGGCCACAGTGTGGGCTCAAGATGAAGAAACCAGTGTTGTTTATGGCATGCCGCAAGCGGTAACCGTGGCCGGTTTAGCGGAAAAAAACTTGCCCTTGGACAAAGTTGGCTCTGCAATCATGAAGGAGATATCCAGTGGATAG
- a CDS encoding flagellar motor protein encodes MDRLAMAGVLVALVAIVGGYAIEGGGISALFHFPAFVIVIGGSFGAVMLQTPSTYFVSGLKMFGQVWNKPKLDFYQTQKMISRWSDIARQKGFLALEDDLNTVEDPFIRKGLTYLIDGVDTDVIRHSLELDIELESDRQYRSARIYEALGGYSPTIGIIGAVLGLIQAMANIDDPSALGHGIATAFVATIYGVGGANLLFIPIAQKLQSQIDNEVLLKEMVIEGILFAANGENPQSIERRLEAYTRASV; translated from the coding sequence GTGGATAGGTTAGCAATGGCAGGCGTCTTAGTGGCGCTAGTAGCAATTGTAGGTGGTTATGCAATCGAAGGGGGCGGAATTTCTGCTCTTTTTCATTTTCCGGCATTTGTAATTGTTATCGGTGGTTCATTTGGTGCTGTAATGTTACAGACACCAAGTACTTACTTTGTCAGTGGCCTGAAAATGTTTGGTCAAGTTTGGAATAAGCCAAAGCTTGATTTTTATCAAACTCAAAAAATGATTAGCCGCTGGTCTGATATTGCCCGACAAAAAGGCTTTTTGGCGCTCGAGGATGATCTTAATACGGTAGAAGACCCATTTATCCGCAAGGGTTTGACTTACTTAATCGATGGAGTCGACACGGATGTTATTCGACATTCGTTAGAGCTGGATATTGAACTAGAGTCTGACCGTCAATATCGCTCGGCAAGGATTTACGAAGCTCTAGGTGGATACAGTCCAACTATTGGCATCATTGGTGCGGTTTTGGGCTTGATTCAAGCAATGGCAAACATTGATGATCCTTCGGCTCTTGGCCATGGTATTGCGACTGCTTTTGTCGCGACTATTTATGGTGTGGGTGGTGCGAACTTATTATTCATCCCCATTGCTCAAAAACTTCAATCTCAAATCGACAATGAAGTGTTACTCAAAGAAATGGTCATTGAGGGCATTCTATTTGCGGCCAATGGTGAAAACCCGCAAAGTATTGAGCGTCGCTTAGAAGCTTACACCAGAGCCTCTGTATAA
- a CDS encoding OmpA family protein: MRRISQRLQARKQDNLDRWLVSYADYMTLMFALFVVLYALSIVKQESFDVLSESLGEIFQIRGDSGRGLAGNGILTNQVSQTDIFEGNSLAPEKGPELVDENLNINESDNKQLGNPLQALKQDLQTALSDTEDTGEANLEINDDWLTIELSSGVLFASGSATLNPQATPVIQEVAQTLSAVNNYVEVRGYTDNLVINNEIFSSNWELSAARAAAITDLLEQYGIVQERLSIEANGPNDPIADNDTAEGRARNRRVVIALSKYSYLQQATDQPNNTELQQQISNKFPDQSDSANEIRVIQLPNGGIRITTRQEAEDEQKSSGNNN, translated from the coding sequence ATGAGACGCATTAGCCAAAGATTACAGGCAAGAAAACAAGATAATTTAGACAGGTGGTTAGTAAGTTACGCTGACTACATGACTTTGATGTTTGCATTGTTTGTTGTTTTGTATGCCCTTTCGATAGTTAAACAAGAGTCTTTTGATGTGCTGTCTGAGTCACTAGGAGAAATATTTCAAATCCGTGGTGATTCGGGAAGAGGCCTGGCAGGAAATGGAATTTTAACCAATCAAGTTTCTCAGACTGATATTTTTGAAGGGAATTCTCTAGCACCAGAAAAGGGCCCCGAGCTTGTTGATGAAAACCTAAATATCAATGAGTCAGATAACAAGCAGCTTGGCAACCCCTTACAAGCACTAAAACAAGATCTACAAACCGCCTTATCTGACACAGAAGATACTGGCGAGGCGAATTTAGAAATTAATGATGATTGGTTGACCATTGAGTTATCAAGTGGGGTATTATTTGCCTCTGGTAGCGCAACTCTCAACCCACAAGCGACACCGGTGATTCAGGAAGTTGCCCAAACCCTGTCTGCAGTTAATAACTATGTTGAGGTAAGGGGATATACTGATAATCTTGTGATTAATAATGAAATCTTCTCATCCAATTGGGAGTTGTCTGCGGCACGCGCGGCTGCGATCACGGATTTACTTGAACAATACGGCATAGTTCAAGAACGTCTAAGTATCGAAGCGAATGGCCCCAACGACCCAATTGCTGACAATGATACGGCTGAAGGAAGAGCTCGTAATCGCCGAGTCGTCATTGCTTTGAGTAAGTATTCTTATTTACAACAGGCTACCGACCAGCCTAATAATACGGAGCTTCAACAGCAGATTAGTAATAAGTTTCCAGACCAATCAGATTCAGCTAATGAGATCCGAGTTATTCAGTTGCCAAACGGTGGGATTAGAATCACCACTCGACAAGAGGCTGAAGATGAGCAAAAATCGTCAGGAAACAATAATTAG
- a CDS encoding ParA family protein: protein MKVWTVANQKGGVGKTTTVITLGAILAQQGKRVLMIDTDPHASLTYYFGLDSEQLEFGVYNVFTQADTMTQETWDKCVWQSPIERLDVLPATMAMATLDGVLSKKAGMGLIIKKALAKFANQYDHILIDCPPVLGVLMVNALAACEKVLIPVQTECMALKGLERMYRTMELIQTSQHKEYDVCIIPTMYDKRTKASKEAYKELNQIYGNKVWQGVIPIDTKFRTASMERTPLPIYNKNSRGVFAYQELLKSIENN from the coding sequence ATGAAAGTATGGACGGTAGCGAACCAAAAAGGTGGGGTAGGAAAAACCACTACAGTTATAACGCTAGGTGCAATTTTGGCTCAGCAGGGCAAACGTGTCTTAATGATAGATACTGATCCACATGCGTCGTTGACTTATTATTTTGGTTTGGACTCGGAGCAACTTGAGTTTGGTGTCTACAACGTTTTTACTCAAGCCGACACTATGACCCAAGAAACTTGGGATAAATGCGTCTGGCAATCTCCTATCGAACGCCTAGATGTACTTCCTGCAACGATGGCAATGGCTACCCTAGATGGCGTTTTAAGCAAAAAAGCGGGAATGGGCTTAATAATCAAAAAAGCGCTCGCTAAATTCGCCAATCAATACGACCATATTCTCATCGACTGTCCGCCGGTATTGGGTGTGTTAATGGTTAACGCATTGGCAGCGTGTGAAAAAGTGCTGATCCCGGTTCAGACTGAGTGCATGGCTTTAAAAGGCCTTGAGAGAATGTACCGAACGATGGAGCTCATCCAAACCTCTCAACACAAAGAGTACGATGTTTGTATTATTCCGACTATGTACGACAAACGAACCAAAGCGTCTAAAGAAGCCTACAAAGAATTAAATCAAATATACGGCAATAAAGTGTGGCAAGGCGTAATTCCTATTGATACTAAATTCCGAACTGCTAGTATGGAGCGTACACCGTTACCAATTTATAATAAAAATTCTCGCGGTGTATTTGCCTACCAAGAATTATTAAAATCGATAGAGAATAACTGA